A window of the Lolium perenne isolate Kyuss_39 chromosome 7, Kyuss_2.0, whole genome shotgun sequence genome harbors these coding sequences:
- the LOC127314532 gene encoding nuclear transcription factor Y subunit C-4-like, producing MEQPQPAMGVVAGGSQVYPGSAYPPAATVSPGVTPAGSQQTPPPLPSNPAHVSAENQLLYKQSQQLQQFWVERLSGIEQATDFKNHTLPLARNKIIKADEDVGMVSADAPVIFAKACEMFVLELTLR from the coding sequence ATGGAACAGCCTCAGCCTGCAATGGGTGTTGTTGCTGGTGGATCACAAGTGTATCCTGGTTCAGCCTACCCGCCTGCAGCAACAGTATCCCCTGGTGTCACTCCAGCCGGTTCACAGCAAACACCACCACCACTCCCTTCTAATCCAGCTCACGTCAGTGCTGAGAACCAGCTTCTATACAAGCAATCGCAGCAGCTCCAGCAGTTCTGGGTGGAACGTCTATCGGGGATCGAGCAGGCCACTGACTTCAAGAACCACACCCTGCCGCTCGCCAGGAACAAGATCATTAAGGCCGACGAGGATGTCGGCATGGTTTCTGCTGATGCTCCGGTGATCTTCGCGAAAGCCTGTGAGATGTTCGTGCTGGAGCTGACGCTGCGGTAG